In Oryzias melastigma strain HK-1 linkage group LG14, ASM292280v2, whole genome shotgun sequence, the DNA window ATTTAACAAGAGTTTAGAATCAAATCATGACACTTGCTCTACCGTGCTTAACACTGGGTTCAAGAGGTATTGTAATCTTTATCTAAATAAAGTAACGCATCAATAGAAACAATTGTTTCCTTGGTGTATTGAGCTAACAGATCTGGATGTAACAGGAGTTTGATTAATCAGATTAAGATTACAGAGCTGCTCTTAATGACTATATTAGGGGGAAAAAGTGAATTCTGAAGTTATTCTCTGCATCTTATTTCCctttcttgataaaaaaaaaaaacagtcctgggaaataaaactgtagaaagacgcacttttgtttttagacgGCTGTATTTGAAAGAAGCTGTAAGAACATCCTAACGTTTTATACAAAAGCCTCCTTTCAAGTGTTGATATGagtgcccccctccccctccattTGATCCGTGCTCATACACAGTCCACAACCGGGCCGTCATCCTCGGCGGCGCCCCACTCTCCAAACCTCATCTGAGGAGACGGAGCAGCAGGGTGGAGGTTGTTGATGTCATCCAGAGCGTCCGGGTCCGTCTCCTCCGTGGGGCCGATTCCCATGTGGCCCCCCTCCTCCCGGTGCGTCCGGATGTGCTTCCTGAGCGCAGCGGGCTCTTTGAAGGTGCGGTTGCAGAAGGGGCAGCAGCAGGGCCTCTCCCCCGTGTGGATGAGCTGGTGGTGTTTCAGGTGCTGCAGGCGGCTCAGGCGCTTCCCACAGATGGCGCAGACGTAGGGCTTCTCGCCCGTGTGCGTGCGCCGGTGCTTGCGCAGGCCGTCCAGGTGCCGGAAGCAGTTCCCGCACTCGGAGCAGGAGTACGGCTTCTCGCCTGTGTGTATGCGCAGGTGCGTTTTCAGAGCTCCCGACTCGCGGAAGCGGCGGCCGCAGACTCCGCAGGGGTAGGGCTTCTCTCCGGTGTGGATGCGGATGTGCTTCTTCAGGCTGGAAATCAGGCGGAAGGTCTTCCCGCACTCCAAACAGTGGTGAGGACGGTCTCCGGGGGGCTCCCTGGCCGTGTCGGGAGCTGAAGGGCCCGCGGAGTCCTCCGGTCTCCCCGGCGAGCTCCCGCTCACAGAAGTCCTGGTTAGAGGTTTCTGCGGTCCGTCGGGTCTGCCCTGCTGTAAGGAACTTCCACATTCTCGCACAGCTCTCTGGTGACGCAGTGGGTGAGTGGCTCCAACCTGAGCGTAATTCATGTCCCCCATGGTCAGCGACGACCTTTCCACATCTCTGCCGTCACTGGAGAGTCCAGCTTCCTTTCTGCCGGGCTGACCAGGAGACGGGCCCTGCTCCTCCTTGATCTCAAATCGAGGTGGTCCTCCTGGTCCTGGAGGCTGTCTCTCCTCTGTAAAACCCATGGAATACAGGGAAGTTTCATGTATTTGTTCTTAATGACAGACTTAGCAATTTGGGGGCTCCATGCAGCGGTTGTACTAATCATTTCAGTcacattttggtaaaaaaattaaataaatgaaaaaaaaaaaaggtcaacattttactgtaaaaaaaattgtaaatgtataacttgaaaagttgtaattttacataaaaatttccttccttttccattttccatgtaaagtaaaaaaaaattatctaaattttacaactttattcttgtaaaatattgactttttcttgtatttttacaactttaatcaTGTATAAATTTTCCtcttaaatgtacaattttatggataattttagcttttttttcctattaatttttcaactttattttggtAACGTTTACTTCTTTCCTCTTAAtttaatgactttattcttgtataatttaggttttttatcataatttacaAGTTTACATTTGTAGCATTTTGGCTtgtttctcataattttacaaatatgtCCATGGAAAATTTTGATACTTTTGCtgataattttacaactttattctcatataattttggctcttttacttataattttacaactttatgtttggaacattttacatttttcctcataattgtATTAATATATTCTCAtgtaattttggctttttcttaaACGACTATTTACTAGTAACATTTGGACTTGTTTCTCTtaattttacagatttattctcgtatttttttgtttttgttcttgtatatttataatttttctctcataattttacgactttatatTAGGAACATTTTCGATTGTTCCTCATGGTTTTATGAATATATTCTAGTGaagttcagatgtttttctaataattttgtGACTCTTTTCTCATTAAATCTTGGCCTTTTTCTTATAGTTTTAGGACCTTATCCTCATAACATTTTGACTATTTTCCTCATAACTCTATGGTTCTTATTCCTGTTTTGTCTTCCCGCGCTTTAGGAAGTGTGGCAACAAATTtcttgcttccttttttttcttctttcatgttAGACCACTTTTTCCATCTTCccactttgttttgtttcttctctttgaAGTCTCTCTGGAGTTGCTAGCTTGGAAGAGTCCATTTTAGCTGAAGGGATGGGGGAGGACGGAACTCTTTCACGTGAGCAGTCTAATATCATTTCAGTAATTTGGGTTTATTATGACGCAGTTGGATAATAATGAGCGTAGAAATTATTACTATTAATTCTCTTTACATTTTGAAGTACTCAGCTTGGGCCCCCAAAGGATTTTAGGGGACTACCTTTGCCTGATGGTAAGTCTGCCCCtgtttgttgcaaaaaaaataaagcagtgtTTGTTATTACCTGCTCTGCTGGAGTCTGGGCACAGATGAGGAGACCCAAAGGAGTCCAGAGTGTGGTTGGTGACGGAACCATCCGGCTGGATGGACAGCTGGCATATTTTGAAGTCATCTCTGTGCTCGAACCCGTGCAGAGATTCCTCCACGGAGCCACCCAGACCCAAATCCACACCGGCTCCATTCACGCTCCTGGGGTTCTGTTGGTCCCGGTCCAAGCCTGAGCTCATGGAAGCCATGGAGGACAGCGAAGGGGCGAAGACGGACTGACTGACGGGCTGGGGTCCCGAGAAGGAGACCTGGAGCTGATCGATCAGCTTCTGCGCGCTGCACAGACACTCCTTCATGCTGTTCAGCTCCCTCTCAGACACCTCCAGCCGCACCTTGAGCCGCTCGTTCTCCTGCTCCTTGTGGAACAGCTCCTGCTGGGTCTCGCTcagcaccaccaccacctcccccAGCAGCGTGTCCACGGCGGCGGACATGGCGGTCTGGATGGTTGGAGCCAGGCGGGATTTCAGCGACGTGACCGTCACGCTGCTCTGCGGGTATTTGTCCGGTTTGCGGTCGAAACACGCCTCGAGCCGGTCGGACATGCTCTGTTTGCGGGGAGAGGAGTCCACGCCGAAGCCCGCCCGCCTGGAAGTCATGGTTTACGGCGGGAGCTAACGATGCTAAAGCTAACGGCGGAACCAGCGAACCGGACTGAGGTTCGGAGGCTGAAAGGATCGGAGGCCGAGTCCGGTTGCATTCACCTCATCAGCCGCTGGAGCGACGCGACGGACAGAAAACGTTTCGACGTTCTACCACAGGCAAGCTCCCGCAATGCCCGCAGTTTTGCGggacaaaaaagatgaaaatctaTAATTAACGAGCCCCGCAactttaatctaatctaaatacTTTATTATTCCAAAACCACCAGCGGAGACTCACCCATCTCCGTCAGCGGAGGCCCGTCGCGTAAATATTACGTCTACAAACATCCGGTTGTGAGGGTCACTTTCCCCTCAGGACTGACTTAAAGGCACACTTTACAATTTAtgtctctttttaaattttattttctcaaagaaATACATTTGATGTCATAcaactctgaaaaaaaatcatatacaTTTTGATTAACgacaacaaaaaagggaaatgacACCCAATtgaattgtgtaaaaaaagcagggactatttaatttatttgtggCTCTTAATTTTCATGTTCGAAGTTTAAACAAGTAAGTTGTGACATCTCttttaagaataaattattggtatttctttttgcagataatttctgtacatttattctaatccatttttttcttttatttcatttcaaaaacttgataaaagattacatttaaataaaaaatcaaattgattaattatcTCTAAAACAGATTTATAGTTTAAAACTTAAGTCCAAGGAAATTCCTACGACAATGTATGAATGTATAAGCAACTTCATAGTTTTGTAGctgaaagtatgaaaaaaatgagataattttattttacatctcATTTAGGTAAATACCAAGCAAAGCTTCATGCagcttcatattttttgttccaacaattatattttttaggtGTGTAGTGAATAATTGATGAATCGATTTCTATTGCTATGATGCCTCTGAGTGAGGCAAGAAGTTTATCAAATTGACAGATAGTGTTATAAAACCGTTTACAAATGAGATAAATCAAAtttcaatattggaaaatactatttggattgaggcacctaaggtttattttactataacgtaaAAACGACCAAGTGCCATCGCAGCGGACAACAAACGGTAGTAAAATAggatcaatccatcattacagtccaatgtgcaAGTCAGTACAGCAGCCATTTGAAGGGGAAATAATGTTTTCGGGGTTGAAGGTGCATGCAGAGGGCATTGACCTGTTGTTTATGCAGCCCCTCAGAGTAGATAAACAGTTATTAATGAGCACATTCCTATTTTCCTACAGGCTGTGCTCCAAGTCCAGCACAAAGCCGAGACtggaaaaaacccaaacagatTGAGCTGTAATACTTTTAGTGCACAAAGAAAAGAATTGCAGTACTCGTTTAAGGGAATTGAATTATTTGAAAAGGAATTAAAAAGCTCTCAACTTGCAGATGATACcacgatttttttaaataatgtcagATAAATTCCTGAGGCTTTANNNNNNNNNNNNNNNNNNNNNNNNNNNNNNNNNNNNNNNNNNNNNNNNNNNNNNNNNNNNNNNNNNNNNNNNNNNNNNNNNNNNNNNNNNNNNNNNNNNNNNNNNNNNNNNNNNNNNNNNNNNNNNNNNNNNNNNNNNNNNNNNNNNNNNNNNNNNNNNNNNNNNNNNNNNNNNNNNNNNNNNNNNNNNNNNNNNNNNNNNNNNNNNNNNNNNNNNNNNNNNNNNNNNNNNNNNNNNNNNNNNNNNNNNNNNNNNNNNNNNNNNNNNNNNNNNNNNNNNNNNNNNNNNNNNNNNNNNNNNNNNNNNNNNNNNNNNNNNNNNNNNNNNNNNNNNNNNNNNNNNNNNNNNNNNNNNNNNNNNNNNNNNNNNNNNNNNNNNNNNNNNNNNNNNNNNNNNNNNNNNNNNNNNNNNNNNNNNNNNNNNNNNNNNNNNNNNNNNNNNNNNNNNNNNNNNNNNNNNNNNNNNNNNNNNNNNNNNNNNNNNNNNNNNNNNNNNNNNNNNNNNNNNNNNNNNNNNNNNNNNNNNNNNNNNNNNNNNNNNNNNNNNNNNNNNNNNNNGAGACtggaaaaaacccaaacagatTGAGCTGTAATACTTTTAGTGCACAAAGAAAAGAATTCCAGTACTCGTTTAAGGGAACTGAATTATTTGAAAAGGAATTAAAAATCTCTCAACTTGCAGATGATAccgcaattttttaaaataatgtcagATAAATTCCTGAGGCTTTATCTGTTTCTCTCTTTTCAAGCATTTCTggattaaaacttaattttaaaaaatgtgaaattttacCTTCTAAATAATGTAATTAATAAGGACGTTTGTGGCATTCCTGTGAAAAAAACTGTCACTTACCTTggtattaaaatgtcaaaagaacGTAAATATATGGAGGATAACTTTACCCCTGTTACTAAAACTATTAAACAGAAGTTTAACAGCTGGTTAACTAGAGATTTGTCCATTTATGGTCTGGTACTTCTAACTAAAGCAGAAGGATGTCTAGAGCGTCATATATTTTCTCGTCACTAGATGTCACTAAAACCCAGTGTTCCGATCTGGATAaaattctgtttagttttctgtggaaaaacaaaatccataaagtgaagaaaaatgtcCTGTCAAACTCTTCAGCTGATGGAGGATTATATGTTTTGACTTTTACGGTTTTCAATCAGGTTTTGAAAatcaaatggatcaaaagatttcttgataatcctaataATTTATGGAATATTTTCCCCAACTATTTATTTGGTGATTTAGGAGGTctaatttttttactgaatgCCCTTTTTTCCGTTTGAAAGATCCCTGTTAGATTGACCAATTTTCACCAACAAGCTCCGTTATGCTGGACTCTTATGTTTAACTACAACTTTTCTCCTCACAATTGCATTTTGTGGAAcaattgttacattttacacaaaaacaaaactttatttttacaaaactggTTTGTCAATAAAATTCTAACAGTGAATCAATTATTTGATGATAAAGGAAATCGGCACATAGATGGCCATATTTAGATAGAAATGAATGgaacacaatatttttattaccatataaatatattatttctaacaaaatcaaagaatttttattcaaagttgtATACAGATATTACCCTGTAAGAAATcatatctgttgttttttcccccaataTTTGTAATAAGTGTTGCTTCAACGAGcatctttggaaaaaatgtgtatttatctaagcacatgattttatttatgtttgatgATTCAATGTTCCACTCCAATGAAACATATATAATTAACCTTattataattttggcaaaatatgatattcacaagaaaaaatggtcagaaaaaaaaatatcctcttttaaatcattttaaggaAACAGatcttaaattacatttaacctctatagaaaaattaaaactatataataagaaattaacaaaaacaattagattattaaaacatttcGGATTTATCGCTTCTGATTGAGCAGACCCTgtacttgttttcttttttttccctttgttgATTATacatgtttcacatttttttaaaataaaaaaaatatatatattttgtcataattatataagttagaaatgagcgaaAAATAACATAgggccataaataacaataaaataaaatgatcttgcgTGTTAAAGAGTTAGCTTGTGTGGCGACAGAAGTTTGACTAGTGCTGCTATTCCAAAGAACAGAGTTTGAGTCCCACTtctgctttgactttttttttaatatatcagaatactttttttaagtttttgaaaaaGGATTAAAACGACAAGTATTAAACCAAGGGTTTAATAAACTAGATTTCTTTGTACTAACTCTGtattactaaaaataaactaatgtcTGTAAAGAAAATAGATTATAATGACGTATAAAGAActatcctgattttttttattaatatttatagtgtGAGTtgagtaattttaaaaaaaaaagattcaatgaAATACCAAAACTACGCAGAGGATTTCAGAttatggatttgaactcattttcttctgataaaaacaaattctgttATCACAAGAGATTTTTCTATACATGGATTTTTCACTCTCAATCAAGTGTTTATGCTGTTACAGCTTGTTATACATTGATGACTACAAAGagagattattattttattcattttacttttagttattatttatttattttatcatctgGTACAAAGAAAGCATGTTGGCTGTTTTAGTATTTTGAATAGTCTAgtatttataaattaaacttaaataacagaataaataaaagtcaatggAAAGATGACATCTTCTCTCCTCCGGCACCTGACCTAGGCATGCTAGCTGGACCAGATgaagggtttagtgcatgtacagcagagctgttgtgatgtaaAATGTGGCAGAATTccagatttaatgttttatctcTTTTAAAAAGGATCTTAAATGGTGTACACTTATATAGTGCTTTACAGTCCCAGTCCCATTCATTCACCCATActccaacctataaccaccaggagcaatatGAGCTTCAGGAAAatttgacacatgggcaggcaggGCGGGACCTGAATCAACTGTAGTTTCACATCACAGTTTAAGTGAATGGATACattgacaatttaaaacacattacTCTGAAGATATGAGAAACTTCTaaaggggtctgcaacctttaacagtaaaagagccattttggtttgtttcttcCTGAGCAAAACCCACTAGGAGCTGCCAAGTCTTACTTTACCCAATAGGAACATTTGGTTCTGCTTTACATtcgttacatttttttttgttttaaataataaatatggattattttttggcatgaatgaaaaaagaagtATAAAGAGATACAagaattttctcaaaaaatatgaaattgttttttacttctGATAGAAGCTcgtatgacttcctttcaaaataaaacatttcctgtGCCAAACGATATGCCAGTTAACTCCTACAAAAGGTTTTAAACAACTCAAGccaaaatgagcatttttttctttttatactttaGATCATATGCCCAGAGTAAGTATCAAGCGTGCTGTAAATTTTCATTGCTCACGATTACAGCCGCTGTTAATTATGCAGAGACTTTTTGCATTGGTTGAGGAGAGTTTCGcaaccacaaaaaaatcactcaaaTAAAACTCCAgatatttaatcatttcttttttttttttttttttaattagagcaTGGTATTGATTTGCGCTTGAATTTGAGTATAATAACTACTTTTATGGAGTTTTAGGCAAGCAAAAgtgtcagatttttatttaattaaagaaaggGGTATTAGATTGGCATCCCTTTATGTCAATGGTACATCTCGTTCTGCCAAAAAGATTTTACAGATTTAATTTGGTTacgcaaacaaaaaaaatgtgttcctgctGGAGTCATTTCTTAGTAATAAAGCGGTCCCATGATACAGTGCTGTGGAAAAACTGACACTCGAGACCAGACTCAGCAAGTTCTTCTACTAAACATCACCAATTTATCACTTCCAGATAAACGTCATCTCTGATCTGCTCCTACTGTCCAAGTCTTTACATTTCCTAAGTAACGGATCACAGGTATGAATGCTTCAGTGTGGGATTTTATTTGTGGGGAAAACCACGTGTGACTCACTGCTGACGCCATTGTGAAGAGAAGGATAAAGTATAAAGAAATGTAGCCTAGGTACAGACAGAATGAGACAGTAGAATGATAAACAGCACCGTACATGAACACAATGCAGATCAAATTATAAATGGACCCACAGGCATCCTGGATGCAAATATATGCATAATTTTCACACCTACACACCCACACTCTGCTTTGTGGGCTTTAAGCATAACTCTCTTCAGCTtaagaaacatattttactCATGAATTTATGGACTCTTTTCATTTTGGATTATTGACCTGTGAGGAGATTCACAGCctttagtggattttttttagaagttatttgttgaaatgtaaagaaatattttgatttgaCACACCcaaacatctaaaataaaatctgtgaaGTCCACAGCATGACACTCCTACTAGCATGTTTCAAAGAAAGAACTAcagtttgatttactttttctccttacagattttttttagcaaaacacCCAACGAAAACcccagtattttaaaaaatagcatttttttaccCAGCAGATCTATTTACGCTGAAAAGGAAGTTCTGAAAATATTGCATTTTCGTTCGACTTTAGCATCCCTCACACTGCACCTGAAGGAGAGGACCTAAACTAAATAAGCCTCTTGCAAGCACTTCTTCAAAATGAGATAATCCAGGAGAGTCCAAAGGCCTCGAGGAccggcttcctgctggttttccaaaaatcctgccttatctgctgctgattacctggatcaggtgtgtttagccaataaggagcttcaatgggagggtggttggaaaacatgtaggccCTCAAGGAGTAGAATTGGGCACCCTTAAGTTAATCTCACTTGTCCTCCAACTTTTACCAATTTTCTTTGACCTCTTGCACCTTTTTATTCACgcaaaattaaaagtttctaaaaaaaaattaaatactcagaaaatatattttacacttTACAACCAAGGTTAGCAGCCATTCtgatttctcttattttttacttttcttacaaaaatgttcagttttttgtcTCTGAAAGTTTAAATTGGTGCCTAAACTTGTCAgcatttttcatcaaaacatttttatattttttgattattATCTAAAAGTGTTTCGATTTTAAGACAGTTAACCAAAAGTAAAATGACTGatttaatttagtcatttttccagtAAAATCTGTCTTACATATCACCCAAGTAGACATGTTACGTCTGTCTCATTTAGGGTTTTCATGCCAACAAATCTACTATATTTAGGTTGAATTGAGTCACCAAATACTGAGTGTAAATGAATCACTGTGCTCTCCCAGTCGACCCAACAAAAGGAGAACAAGTGCTCATTAACTAGTGAGACACGCTCTGAAAAATGTGTCCGATGTGAGAGGCTGCAGCCGGGATCCATGCGGTTCACCTCGTCAGGGATAAATAACGCCGCTGTGACTAACAGCAGACGCTCAGACTGGGATTTTCATGCACAGCCATTCAGTCACGGACACATTGCAAAAGCATTGAGAGGGGAGAgaggtggagctgctgcagatggtgtgggagggagagagggaggagTGGGACAGTATAAATGGGGGGAGAAGGACTGGAATAAGGAGAAAGGAAACGTATCAGGAAGAGCTCCggatctaaaataaaaactccaccAATTTCTGCAACAGGTAAGTcagagttgttgttttttactgaaTTGAAGTCGAGAGaagtaaaagttaaagtaaGCTGGTGTTTTAGGGAGGCTGAGCTTAGAGTGAAAGTAAAGACGCTCCTGCACTGGAAGGTTTTACTGAATGGGCTCCTTTGTCATCTGCACGTTTCAGTCACATTTGGACGGCTCAGAATGAGTAGTAACCACATCCAGCTGAGCATGCAGGATTCTGCAGAACTTTGAGATTTCAGTTCCAACCAGGAATGCTGACAACttccaaaattatttaaaaaaaaaaacagatttctagAAGATTGATTCACCAACTCAACTCAACCGGAACAAAAGGTCACAGAAcgtttttgtttgtgcaaactcaggtttgaacattttcttgtatCAAAAATTGAAGAGTCAGCAAAGTATAACATTACAGAAAGTCTTTCTTTTGGCTCGCTATGACATACTAGTGTCAGTATCTTTACACATAACTGTTATTTCTcataataaacacttttttcagaaaactgATGGAATTTTTCCCTCCAGGACAACATCTGCCATGAGAAATCTGCGTCTCCTTGTCGTAATCTCCGGCCTGCTTCTCCTCAGAGGATGCAGTCCTCTTCCTACATCATTAGTAGTCACAGAGGAGCTCCCCAGCCTCACCACGGAGGACTACACCAACTTGGAGGACGACACTACCACGCCTTTTGTACCCAAACCCACGGATGGCGGTCCCTCACAGCTGTGCGACTACAACCCCTGTCGTGAGGGTCAAAGTTCCTGCGAGGAGCTGTCACAGTCCACCGGCTGCTTGTGTCCAGGGCACACCCTGGAAGACGAGGCTCCAGGCGCACCCAGCCTCAAGGCGGTGTCCTGGAACGGCTCGGAGGTGGTGGTTCGGTGGTGTGCGCCCTACTCCCACGTCAAAGCCTACATAGTGACAGTGGGAGGACTGCAGAAGCAGGAATTTGGATGGGACAAGAGGAGCGGCGTGGTGCAGGAGTTAAGCCGGGAAACAGAAGTCTGCATAGTGGCCAGGAACGATGCTGGAGACAGCGAGAAGTCCTGCATGATGTACGGACCTACGGACAGCAGCCTGCCGCTGACTGCGGGGCTCATAGGAGGCGGGCTGGgcttcctgctgctcctcctgctggcCGTCCTGCTGTGGAGGAGCAGGAGGCAAAAGAAACAGGAGGCCCATGTTTCCATGAGCAGCACAGACGGCAGACACTGAACTCTTAAAATAGTGAAGTAATGAGGTCACAGGAGACGCCAGTCCTCAGCGCTTTCTGCTAACTTATCTTTTAATTACTGGCGGATTTGAGAGCCTTCAATAAACTGAACTTATAAACAATTTATTAATGAATGACAGAAAATTAACTGGTCATTGAACACTTAATGAAAACCCAGTAGCATGTAGTTTGTCCaagatttgtcagagtttttaagcacaattttcataaaaaaaatgtattttttacagtttttaaaattttgatttttaaaagctgCCATGATATGACTACTTCTTTATGTCTGTAAAGCTCTCTGTGAGAGTTGTTTCATGTATTAAAGTTATGGAttgtacaattttaaaataatgcgattgtgttttggtaaaaaaaaaaaaatcagacttcctggttttttttttaaacaaatatgttaagaaagatcaaaaataaaaaaaaatatttttgtgttaatgtttttgtctcCATGACCGTTTTTCCAGCTGTCATACAATAGAAATCCGAGCAGATGTGGATCTGTGGTGGTGCAGGCAAATCTTTcaatttttccaataaaaatttCCAGTCAGATTTTAATCCTGCCGTTTGAGTCTCCATCTTCCTGCGGTTATGTTTTAATTCCTGCAATCTCAGTTGTTCCAGCACTCcaagcttcttctttttttttcccagcagaaCCACTTAAACGTGGTTCTCTGAGAGGCATCTGGAATCTGAAAACCCTCGCAGAGGCTGGAAGCGCCTGAAGACGCAGCTTTGATGAGACTGCACTCCGTCTGAAACTGGGAGAACGTTTCAGCACAGAAAAGAGATCCCACTGGCATTATATTTAGTGTTATCAGAAagattttataataatattaataataataa includes these proteins:
- the LOC112142575 gene encoding LRRN4 C-terminal-like protein → MRNLRLLVVISGLLLLRGCSPLPTSLVVTEELPSLTTEDYTNLEDDTTTPFVPKPTDGGPSQLCDYNPCREGQSSCEELSQSTGCLCPGHTLEDEAPGAPSLKAVSWNGSEVVVRWCAPYSHVKAYIVTVGGLQKQEFGWDKRSGVVQELSRETEVCIVARNDAGDSEKSCMMYGPTDSSLPLTAGLIGGGLGFLLLLLLAVLLWRSRRQKKQEAHVSMSSTDGRH
- the si:ch1073-224n8.1 gene encoding zinc finger protein with KRAB and SCAN domains 8, which translates into the protein MTSRRAGFGVDSSPRKQSMSDRLEACFDRKPDKYPQSSVTVTSLKSRLAPTIQTAMSAAVDTLLGEVVVVLSETQQELFHKEQENERLKVRLEVSERELNSMKECLCSAQKLIDQLQVSFSGPQPVSQSVFAPSLSSMASMSSGLDRDQQNPRSVNGAGVDLGLGGSVEESLHGFEHRDDFKICQLSIQPDGSVTNHTLDSFGSPHLCPDSSRAEERQPPGPGGPPRFEIKEEQGPSPGQPGRKEAGLSSDGRDVERSSLTMGDMNYAQVGATHPLRHQRAVRECGSSLQQGRPDGPQKPLTRTSVSGSSPGRPEDSAGPSAPDTAREPPGDRPHHCLECGKTFRLISSLKKHIRIHTGEKPYPCGVCGRRFRESGALKTHLRIHTGEKPYSCSECGNCFRHLDGLRKHRRTHTGEKPYVCAICGKRLSRLQHLKHHQLIHTGERPCCCPFCNRTFKEPAALRKHIRTHREEGGHMGIGPTEETDPDALDDINNLHPAAPSPQMRFGEWGAAEDDGPVVDCV